TACACCTGCTGCAGAGCCGCCGATGGCATCCACCCGCGGTAGATGCGCCGCCGCCCGGCGCAGGGAATCCATGACGCCGTCGAAGTGGTATTGGGGATCCTTCTGGAAGTAGGGGTCCCAGACCGTTTCCTCGCTGAACACACAGATGCCGTCCCGCACCGCGGCGACTTTGCGGTCGCTGCCGCCGAGGTCGAATCCAATGCGGCAGCCGTCCTGATGCCGTCCGAGCGGCGCGCTGGAGGCGCGGGGCGGCGGCAGGGCGCCGACCGACTTCACGGCGACCACCTCGATCGGATGATCGTAGATCCGCCGTCCGATGATCTCCGAGTCGAAGCGCCCGGTGGGCGTCCCGGCGTAGTGCTGCTGCAGCGCTTCCGCGAGGGGTTCGGGTCCCGCCACATGCAGGCGCCATCCGCCCCGGGACCACAGCAGGAACTTGGCGAGTCGCTCGACGAAGAAAGGGTTGGCAGCGACGTCGGCATGCCCGGCCTCCAGCACGTTCATCGCATGGTGGCACACCGAGCCGTCCGCCTGCTCCAGGGCCAGGGTCACGGGCTCGGTCGCCTCGACGGCGAAGGCCCGGGCCGCCAGCACGGCCGGACGAAATTGCGGGTCCAGCGGCGGGGCGATCCGCGGCGGTGGCAGGTAACGGTCGGGAACGCTCATGAACGCGCCGCGAAGGCTGGGGCGACGTCCGCTTCCGTGCAAGCGGGCGATGCGCACGGCGCCTCCCAGGGCGCCTCCCGGTTCCCTGCCGGGAGCGATGCGACTCCGACCCTGGTGGGGTGGAGTTCCCTCGCGTCGGTTGGCGGGACTTGCAGACGGCCCGGCGAAACCCCGCCCCTTCGGGTGCCAATTCGTGCCCGACAACCGGCCTTTTCCGGTGCATGATGGCCGCGTGGTTGCACCCTCCGACAACGCGGCGCCGGTCCTTGAAGGATCCATGGGACCGGTCACACACGGGATTCCCAGACGTCTGCCCCGTCCGCGCCGGCGGGAAGAGACATCGCTGTCCAAGCCCGGAGTGGCCGCCACCGCGGCGCCCCCGGAGGAGTTCAGCTTCAACCTCAAGCCGGCGGACATCGCCCGCCATCTCGGACGCTTTGTGATCGGCCAGACCGAGGCCAAGAAGGTCCTGAGCGTCGCCCTCTGCGATCACTTCCAGCACGTGCGGCTGTGTCTCGAGGGTGCGGAGGCGCCGTTTTATCAGAAGCAGAACGTCCTGCTGCTCGGCCCCACCGGCGTGGGCAAGACCCACCTCATCCGGTCCGCCGCCGAGCTGATCGGGGTGCCGTTCGTGAAAGCGGATGCGACGAAGTTCAGCGAGACCGGCTATGTGGGTGGGGATGTGGATGACCTGGTGCGGGATCTGGTGCGCAAGGCCGGCGGGAACACCCGGCGTGCGGCCCACGGGATCATCTATCTCGACGAGGTGGACAAGCTCGCGACGCGGGGGGAGGCCGGGACACGGGACGTCTCCGGACGGGGGGTGCAGACCAACCTCCTCAAGCTCATGGAGGACGGGGATGTGCCGCTGGTGTCGCCGAACGACGTGACCGGGCAGCTCCAGGCCGCGATGTCGGCGATGCGCGGCGGGGGGGCCCCGACTGCGGAGACCCTCAACACGCGGCACATCCTGTTCATCGTCAGCGGGGCGTTCTCCGGGATGGACCAGGCCATCCGGTGCCGGCTCGAGGCGGGCAGCCTGGTCCGCGCGGACGCCGCGTCGCGCATCCCCCGCGGGGCGGATCCGGACTGGTTTTTTGCGCGGGTGGCCACCTCGGATCTCATTGCCTACGGACTCGAGCCCGAGTTCGTGGGGCGCCTGCCGGTCCGTGTCGCATGCCACGGACTTGACACCGACGACCTGTTTGACGTGCTGCGCAAGAGCGAGAGCAGCCTGATCCACCAGTACGAGCGCGCCTTTGCCGCCTACGGCATCACCTGCGAATTCCGGGATGACGGACTGCGGCGCCTGGCGGAGCTGGCGGCGTCGGAACGCACCGGTGCCCGCGGGCTGATGACGGTGTGCGAGCGGGTGTTTCGCGACCTGAAGTTCCGGCTGCCCTCCAGCCGGGTCACCCGATTCGAGGTCACCGCCGCGCTGGTGGACGCGCCCGCCGAGGCCTTGAAGCGGCTGACCCGCAAAGGATGAGCCGGACCGGCTGCCGCACTCCCGCCGCCCATGGATCCTGAGTTTCGCGCCGGTCTCGCCGCCCTGGTCGGGCGCACCAATGCCGGGAAGTCCACGCTGCTGAACGCTCTTGTGGGACGAAAGATCTCCATCGTCACCCCCAAGCCTCAGACGACCCGCCACCCGGTGCAGGGGATTGTGCACCGCCCCGGGGGACAGGTGGTGCTGGTGGACACTCCCGGATTCTTCAAGACGCGGTCCAGCCGGCTGGTGGATGAGCTTCATGGCCGGGCGCGGAGCGCTCTTGAGGGCATTGATGTCGTGGTGCATGTCGTGGATCCGTCGCGCGAGCCGGGCGAGGAGGAGCTGATGGTGCTCGAGGCGTTGCAGGGGATTTTGCCGCCGCGCGTCCTGTGTCTCAACAAGGCCGACCTGCGACGGCGTCCGGCGCTCGCCGCGTGGCAGGCGCGGGCCACTTCGTATGCCGCGGTGGTGGAGGCCTCGGGGCGCACGGGCCTCGGGCTGGAACTCCTCGTCGCGGAGCTCCTGAGGATCCTGCCGGTGCATCCGCCCCTCTATCCGGTGGACCAGGTCACCAACGCCCACCGGGACTTTGAGATTGCGGAGCTGATCCGCGAGCAGGTGTACCTCCAGACGGGTGAGGAGATTCCGTACCGCACGACCATCGAGCTCGATTCCGTGGAACCTGCGGTCACCCGGGATGGCCGGCCCTACCTGCACATCAAGGCGGCAATCCTCACCCACCACGACCGGCATCAGCGCATGTTGATCGGGGTCGGCGCGGGCAGGATTCGATCCATCGGCATCGGGGCACGGAGAGCGCTCGAGGAGCGGCTCGGGCAGCAGGTCTTCCTGGATCTCGATGTGCTCGTGGAGAAGGAGGGGACCCGGGGGCTGTGACGCGGATTTCGCTGCGCCGGCCGGTCTTCCGTGCAACTCCATGTCCGATCCCCGGGTCCAGGAATTGAAGTCTCTCCTGCCGCGCTGCCTGCTGGCCGACTGGGTGCGACTGGGCGCAAGGGCGGCCCGGCTG
The DNA window shown above is from Verrucomicrobiia bacterium and carries:
- the era gene encoding GTPase Era, which translates into the protein MDPEFRAGLAALVGRTNAGKSTLLNALVGRKISIVTPKPQTTRHPVQGIVHRPGGQVVLVDTPGFFKTRSSRLVDELHGRARSALEGIDVVVHVVDPSREPGEEELMVLEALQGILPPRVLCLNKADLRRRPALAAWQARATSYAAVVEASGRTGLGLELLVAELLRILPVHPPLYPVDQVTNAHRDFEIAELIREQVYLQTGEEIPYRTTIELDSVEPAVTRDGRPYLHIKAAILTHHDRHQRMLIGVGAGRIRSIGIGARRALEERLGQQVFLDLDVLVEKEGTRGL
- a CDS encoding AAA family ATPase translates to MGPVTHGIPRRLPRPRRREETSLSKPGVAATAAPPEEFSFNLKPADIARHLGRFVIGQTEAKKVLSVALCDHFQHVRLCLEGAEAPFYQKQNVLLLGPTGVGKTHLIRSAAELIGVPFVKADATKFSETGYVGGDVDDLVRDLVRKAGGNTRRAAHGIIYLDEVDKLATRGEAGTRDVSGRGVQTNLLKLMEDGDVPLVSPNDVTGQLQAAMSAMRGGGAPTAETLNTRHILFIVSGAFSGMDQAIRCRLEAGSLVRADAASRIPRGADPDWFFARVATSDLIAYGLEPEFVGRLPVRVACHGLDTDDLFDVLRKSESSLIHQYERAFAAYGITCEFRDDGLRRLAELAASERTGARGLMTVCERVFRDLKFRLPSSRVTRFEVTAALVDAPAEALKRLTRKG